The following proteins come from a genomic window of Mycobacterium sp. DL:
- a CDS encoding amidohydrolase family protein — MRRLLDVLGLTSIIDVHTHFMPKAVMDKVWAYFDSAGPLIGRTWPIRYRLDERSRVEMLRSFGIAAFTSLVYPHKPEMAAWLNAWATEFSRSTPECIHTATFYPEPSAPVYVQHAIDEGARVFKAHIQVGDYSPTDPMLDPVWEMLAHSQIPTVIHAGSGPAAGRFTGPSPIAEVLRRHPRVPLIIAHMGMPEYREFLDLAHRYPGVYLDTTMVFTDFTEQLHPFPRSARTDLAALGDRVLFGSDYPNIPYAYHHAVESLVRLDLGESWCHKVLHDNAVRLFGNPCGQAPCTAEI, encoded by the coding sequence ATGCGCCGGTTGCTGGACGTGCTGGGGCTCACGTCGATCATCGATGTCCATACCCACTTCATGCCCAAAGCGGTGATGGACAAGGTGTGGGCCTACTTCGACTCCGCGGGACCCCTCATCGGTCGCACCTGGCCGATCCGCTACAGGCTCGACGAGCGGTCCCGCGTGGAGATGCTGCGCAGCTTCGGGATCGCGGCTTTCACGTCGCTGGTGTATCCACACAAGCCCGAGATGGCCGCCTGGCTCAATGCGTGGGCGACGGAGTTCAGTCGGTCGACGCCGGAGTGCATCCACACCGCCACGTTCTACCCCGAACCGAGTGCGCCGGTGTACGTGCAGCACGCAATCGACGAGGGCGCACGAGTGTTCAAGGCCCACATCCAGGTCGGTGACTACTCGCCCACCGACCCGATGCTCGATCCGGTCTGGGAGATGCTTGCCCACAGCCAGATACCGACCGTGATCCACGCCGGATCCGGCCCCGCGGCGGGTCGGTTCACGGGGCCGAGTCCGATTGCGGAGGTCCTTCGGCGCCATCCCCGTGTGCCGTTGATCATCGCGCATATGGGCATGCCCGAGTACCGGGAGTTCCTCGACCTGGCGCACCGGTACCCCGGTGTCTACCTGGACACGACCATGGTGTTCACCGATTTCACCGAGCAGCTGCATCCCTTTCCGCGCTCAGCGCGCACCGACCTGGCAGCGCTGGGGGACAGGGTGCTCTTCGGCAGCGACTATCCGAACATTCCCTACGCCTATCACCACGCGGTCGAGTCGTTGGTCCGGCTCGATCTCGGCGAGTCCTGGTGTCACAAGGTGCTGCATGACAACGCAGTACGACTGTTCGGAAACCCTTGCGGGCAAGCTCCTTGCACGGCGGAAATCTGA
- a CDS encoding lipopolysaccharide assembly protein LapA domain-containing protein: MTSSTTDRTPTGRVGGLASKFALIVAAVLAIALLIFVLQNTVHTTINFIAWNFDLAQGVSLLGAAVVGAVIALVASAAIRLRRAIR, encoded by the coding sequence ATGACCAGTTCCACCACAGATCGCACCCCGACCGGCCGCGTCGGCGGTTTGGCGTCCAAGTTCGCGTTGATCGTCGCAGCTGTGCTCGCCATCGCCTTGCTCATCTTCGTTCTGCAGAACACCGTGCACACCACCATCAACTTCATTGCCTGGAACTTCGATCTGGCACAGGGAGTTTCGCTGCTCGGTGCTGCGGTGGTCGGTGCGGTCATCGCCTTGGTAGCCAGCGCCGCGATCCGCCTGCGTCGCGCCATTCGTTGA
- a CDS encoding acetolactate synthase large subunit — protein MHETGRTTAELIVECLENEGVTHVFGIPGEENILLVDALSRSSIDYVLTRHEQGASFMAEVYGRLTGKAGVCSATLGPGAINLLLGVADATTNSTPVLALSAQVGMRRSYKETHQSVDLVSMFAPVTKWSALVATPGAVPEMVRKAFKLAQTERPGAVYLAVPEDVEDADAPADAGPLRVNVPRPDDPSATQIARAAEILQSARNPVLLAGHGAARSDASAAVRRFAESLGMPVATTFHGKGVMPDDHPLALGAVGFMRHDYVNFGFDQADVIVAAGYELQEFDPARINPRGDTKIIHVHRFPAEVDVHYDVAVGLHADIGGCLDALAAAVVRDRPYSSGQERIRALLADELDRGRADDSFPLTPARIVADTRTVLGRDDIALVDTGALKMWMARLYPTYEPNTCLISNGLSTMGWTVPGAIAAKIARPSANVLVATGDGSFLMNSQEIETALRLGTPMVILIWVDDAYGLISWKMDLEIGHNVDTRFRNPDFVAYAESFGAKGFRVSSADELLPTLREALSSNTVSVVACPVDYSANSALIAALGELDESWS, from the coding sequence ATGCATGAAACCGGTCGCACCACCGCCGAATTGATCGTCGAATGCCTCGAAAACGAGGGCGTCACGCATGTGTTCGGCATTCCCGGCGAAGAGAACATCCTGTTGGTCGACGCGCTGTCGAGATCGTCGATCGACTACGTGCTCACCCGTCATGAGCAGGGTGCGTCGTTCATGGCCGAGGTGTACGGCCGACTGACCGGCAAAGCCGGGGTGTGCTCGGCGACTCTCGGGCCCGGGGCGATCAATCTTCTGCTCGGTGTCGCCGACGCCACCACGAATTCGACTCCGGTGCTGGCACTGTCGGCGCAAGTCGGGATGCGGCGTAGCTACAAGGAAACGCACCAGAGCGTCGACCTGGTCTCGATGTTTGCACCCGTCACCAAGTGGTCGGCTCTGGTCGCAACGCCTGGCGCAGTGCCGGAGATGGTCCGAAAGGCGTTCAAACTCGCACAGACCGAGCGCCCCGGAGCTGTCTACCTCGCGGTTCCGGAGGACGTCGAGGATGCCGACGCCCCGGCCGATGCCGGCCCGCTGCGCGTCAACGTGCCGCGGCCCGACGATCCGTCGGCGACTCAGATCGCCCGCGCCGCCGAGATCCTGCAATCGGCGCGCAATCCCGTCCTGCTCGCCGGCCACGGTGCGGCACGCAGCGACGCTTCGGCAGCGGTGCGACGTTTCGCCGAGTCTCTCGGCATGCCCGTCGCGACGACCTTTCACGGCAAAGGCGTGATGCCCGACGATCATCCGCTGGCGCTCGGAGCCGTCGGCTTCATGCGCCACGACTACGTGAACTTCGGTTTCGATCAGGCCGACGTCATCGTCGCCGCCGGCTACGAACTGCAGGAGTTCGACCCCGCCCGAATCAACCCTCGGGGCGACACCAAGATCATCCACGTGCACCGGTTCCCGGCCGAAGTCGACGTCCACTACGACGTGGCGGTGGGACTACATGCCGACATCGGAGGGTGCCTCGACGCCTTGGCGGCCGCGGTGGTCCGGGACCGGCCGTATTCGTCTGGGCAGGAACGGATTCGAGCGTTGCTGGCCGACGAGCTGGATCGCGGCCGAGCCGATGACAGCTTCCCGCTGACCCCCGCTCGCATCGTCGCCGACACCCGCACGGTCCTGGGGCGTGATGACATCGCTCTGGTCGACACCGGTGCCTTGAAGATGTGGATGGCTCGGCTCTATCCGACGTATGAGCCGAATACCTGCCTGATCTCGAACGGACTGTCGACGATGGGGTGGACGGTTCCCGGGGCGATCGCCGCGAAGATCGCGAGACCTTCGGCGAATGTCCTCGTCGCGACCGGCGACGGATCGTTCCTGATGAACTCGCAGGAGATCGAGACCGCCCTGCGTCTGGGTACGCCGATGGTGATCCTCATCTGGGTCGACGACGCCTACGGCCTCATCAGCTGGAAGATGGATCTGGAAATCGGTCACAACGTCGACACCCGCTTCCGCAACCCGGACTTCGTCGCCTATGCGGAGAGCTTCGGGGCCAAGGGGTTTCGCGTCTCATCGGCCGACGAGTTGCTGCCCACGCTGCGAGAGGCGTTGTCGTCGAACACCGTCAGCGTGGTCGCCTGTCCCGTGGACTACAGCGCCAACAGCGCGCTCATTGCGGCTCTGGGAGAACTGGACGAGTCATGGTCGTGA
- a CDS encoding PE-PPE domain-containing protein codes for MRVRMRKAGVACGSAFAAVVLGVSSAASGWAASTALVIGGIGTPTMHDVVMSQLLGGALSDVERVSVDWPAEARPYTGADDLTLGASIDVGITNLSAEIDAALARLSRDEDGNVINGERVTVVGLSAGSLVVTEVLRLAAADPDAPDGQEINFVVVADSSRQEIIDDTESYNPVYDYTYRPAPETVYDTIVVTGEYDGFADFPDRWWNLNAVANAMAGALFVHVPTMFADLTEVPAENITVDVNSLGGSTTHYLIPAERLPLVQMFPSLAPREAELKASIDKAYIRNDPAPSWLRSLATEVPEAVEDTVTPATEEAASDAEDVQDSDSADLAEATVDAVAVTDDAPSDSGTGDVQSVGTDDGVSTEADDRDAADDRDAADDRDAADDRDAADDNKDVSDGADAAGTSDESEKTDSAARDTERASEGEGKQSKKRASSGDDSSSSRDSGSKRGSDSSDSSD; via the coding sequence ATGCGAGTACGGATGCGTAAGGCCGGGGTCGCCTGCGGGAGTGCCTTTGCTGCTGTCGTTCTGGGGGTGTCTTCTGCCGCGTCGGGTTGGGCGGCCAGCACGGCTCTGGTGATCGGCGGGATCGGAACACCGACGATGCACGATGTGGTGATGTCCCAACTGCTCGGTGGGGCTCTGAGCGACGTCGAGCGTGTGAGTGTCGACTGGCCGGCAGAGGCCAGGCCCTACACCGGCGCCGACGATCTGACGCTGGGTGCGTCGATCGACGTCGGCATCACGAACCTCAGCGCCGAGATCGACGCTGCGCTCGCGCGGCTCTCCCGAGACGAGGACGGCAACGTCATCAACGGCGAGCGGGTCACTGTGGTCGGACTATCGGCCGGCTCATTGGTGGTGACGGAGGTTCTGCGGCTCGCGGCCGCAGACCCCGACGCGCCTGACGGGCAGGAGATCAACTTCGTTGTGGTCGCTGATTCCAGCCGTCAAGAGATCATCGACGACACGGAGAGCTACAACCCCGTTTACGACTACACCTACCGTCCGGCGCCGGAAACGGTGTACGACACGATCGTTGTGACCGGCGAGTACGACGGCTTCGCCGACTTCCCCGACCGTTGGTGGAACCTCAACGCGGTCGCCAACGCGATGGCCGGAGCGCTGTTCGTCCACGTCCCGACCATGTTCGCCGACCTGACGGAGGTACCGGCGGAGAACATCACAGTGGATGTGAATTCCCTGGGCGGCTCCACCACCCACTATCTGATCCCGGCCGAGAGGCTGCCCCTGGTACAGATGTTCCCGAGCCTCGCACCGCGCGAGGCCGAACTGAAGGCCTCGATCGACAAGGCCTACATCCGCAATGATCCCGCGCCCTCCTGGTTGCGCAGTCTCGCCACCGAGGTCCCCGAGGCGGTCGAGGACACCGTCACCCCGGCGACCGAGGAGGCGGCGTCGGACGCAGAGGATGTCCAAGACAGTGACTCGGCTGATCTGGCTGAGGCCACCGTCGATGCGGTCGCCGTGACCGATGACGCGCCGAGTGACTCGGGCACCGGCGACGTGCAATCCGTCGGTACCGACGACGGAGTCTCGACAGAAGCCGACGACAGGGACGCAGCCGACGACAGGGACGCAGCCGACGACAGGGACGCAGCCGACGACAGGGACGCAGCCGACGACAACAAGGACGTGTCCGACGGCGCTGATGCTGCGGGGACGTCCGATGAGTCCGAGAAGACCGACTCGGCGGCGCGGGACACCGAGCGGGCGTCGGAAGGTGAAGGGAAGCAGTCGAAGAAGCGGGCAAGCAGCGGCGATGACTCCTCCTCGTCGAGGGATTCCGGGAGCAAGCGCGGTTCGGATTCTTCGGATTCCTCGGACTGA
- a CDS encoding MFS transporter, translating into MSVSEVNSPPGKSQLRSLRAACAGNILEWFDWTLYAIFSTYIASHFFDSSEPTSALLSTLAVFAAGFLARPLGGLVFGRLADARGRKFVLVATISTMSIASLAIALIPSYDSIGVWASVLLLLARLLQGLAHGGESGVAYTYVSEIAPPAKRGLWSSSVFFAVTLGVMLATMLGALFNSILGQDAVADGGWRYAFVLGAILGLFVLVLRRSATETEEFEATEGSATDEAGNVHAQWSAGRKFKAGILVVLLSCGHNCAYYIWAIFASSLAISDRGMDPTDAFTASLLAQAVALGSLVVCGRLSDRFGRRPMIIAFGVFAIVLFYPMSQIITDEPWTLFVAQAVGMSIWAMGAAMYPAFISELFPTRIRATSVAFATSVSVALFGGTAPYLLTWSASSGNGWFFWVWAAALAGLAIVGGILVKETRGTDLGTVQWPYRERKSAAERVQVKTP; encoded by the coding sequence ATGTCTGTGTCTGAAGTGAATTCACCGCCCGGCAAAAGCCAGTTGCGGTCGCTACGTGCGGCCTGCGCCGGAAATATCCTGGAATGGTTCGACTGGACTTTGTATGCGATCTTCTCCACCTATATCGCGTCCCACTTCTTCGACAGCTCCGAACCGACCTCCGCACTCCTGTCCACCCTGGCGGTTTTTGCGGCAGGTTTCCTCGCGCGTCCACTCGGCGGGTTGGTGTTCGGCCGACTGGCTGACGCCCGCGGACGCAAGTTCGTGCTCGTCGCCACCATCAGCACCATGTCGATTGCCAGCCTGGCGATCGCGCTGATCCCCAGCTACGACAGCATCGGTGTGTGGGCATCGGTGTTACTGCTGCTCGCGCGTCTACTGCAAGGCCTGGCACATGGCGGTGAGTCCGGAGTGGCCTACACCTACGTATCCGAGATCGCCCCGCCTGCCAAGCGCGGCCTGTGGTCGAGCTCGGTGTTCTTCGCCGTCACCTTGGGTGTCATGTTGGCGACGATGCTGGGTGCGTTGTTCAACAGCATCCTCGGCCAGGACGCGGTCGCCGACGGCGGTTGGCGATATGCATTCGTCCTCGGTGCGATATTGGGCCTTTTTGTTCTCGTACTACGGCGCTCGGCGACCGAGACGGAAGAATTCGAGGCGACAGAGGGAAGCGCAACCGACGAGGCCGGAAATGTTCACGCGCAGTGGTCGGCAGGGCGCAAATTCAAAGCCGGCATCCTCGTGGTCCTGCTGTCGTGCGGACACAATTGCGCCTATTACATCTGGGCGATTTTCGCCTCGTCCCTCGCGATCTCAGATCGCGGGATGGACCCGACCGACGCCTTCACCGCCAGTCTGCTGGCCCAGGCCGTCGCCCTCGGCTCGCTCGTCGTGTGTGGTCGCTTGTCGGATCGCTTCGGTCGGCGACCGATGATCATCGCCTTCGGCGTCTTTGCGATCGTGCTGTTCTACCCGATGTCCCAGATCATCACCGACGAGCCGTGGACGTTGTTCGTCGCGCAGGCGGTCGGAATGAGCATCTGGGCCATGGGCGCCGCTATGTATCCGGCGTTCATCTCTGAACTGTTCCCGACCCGCATTCGCGCCACCAGCGTCGCCTTCGCGACGTCGGTTTCGGTGGCATTGTTCGGAGGCACTGCGCCGTACCTGCTCACCTGGTCCGCGAGCAGCGGAAACGGCTGGTTCTTCTGGGTATGGGCGGCGGCACTCGCCGGCCTTGCCATCGTCGGTGGGATCCTGGTCAAGGAGACCCGTGGAACCGACCTCGGGACTGTCCAATGGCCCTACCGGGAGCGGAAGTCGGCCGCAGAACGGGTACAGGTGAAGACACCATGA
- a CDS encoding phenylacetaldoxime dehydratase family protein, giving the protein MSSWNNISYPRRVPARRPEGHEPRAPRWSLVYTEPVTLLTSDYLGIQVESWDSVGVKAFLERMKLTRSTHLACAPESWELLTCVDDAGLVNIIHLAYWRNPTHHEQWLLSSALGRWYDGLDATTVAFGAWHEVIQVPVDHAETIYSDPRGTFGLAACAGTQVEPMTTNGYFGAARDRLPVSAIDPLDVAQSQRSPSTYRETRGRRLRAESHHNMAVIRSGQYWAQAGEEQLTDYEESLEPKLSAGMRYLLDHKETTGTLSLRVLTSLDRDTLDPKRETSTYAHFHSLTDLETWAENHATHHAIYEHAIAKNQEYGPDREVTTWHEVFIQPSTARSEYVNCDPTTGLLPYARNVLAVE; this is encoded by the coding sequence ATGAGTTCGTGGAACAACATCTCCTACCCCCGCCGGGTACCGGCACGTAGGCCCGAGGGGCATGAGCCCAGGGCGCCCCGATGGAGCCTGGTCTACACCGAGCCCGTCACCCTCCTCACGAGCGACTACCTCGGCATCCAGGTCGAATCGTGGGACTCCGTCGGTGTGAAGGCGTTTCTGGAACGAATGAAGCTGACGCGCAGCACCCACCTGGCGTGCGCGCCGGAATCCTGGGAGCTGCTCACCTGCGTCGACGACGCCGGTCTGGTCAACATCATCCATCTGGCCTACTGGCGGAACCCGACGCACCACGAACAGTGGCTGCTGTCGTCGGCGTTGGGCCGTTGGTACGACGGCCTCGACGCGACGACAGTCGCCTTCGGCGCCTGGCACGAAGTGATCCAGGTTCCCGTTGATCACGCCGAGACGATCTACTCCGACCCTCGCGGAACATTCGGCCTGGCCGCGTGTGCCGGAACCCAGGTGGAGCCGATGACGACCAACGGGTATTTCGGCGCGGCGCGCGATCGCCTTCCGGTGTCAGCGATCGACCCGTTGGACGTGGCTCAATCCCAGAGATCACCCAGCACGTACCGGGAAACGCGGGGACGGCGACTACGCGCGGAGTCGCACCACAACATGGCGGTGATCAGATCCGGGCAGTACTGGGCGCAGGCAGGCGAGGAGCAGCTCACCGACTATGAGGAGAGCCTGGAACCCAAGCTGTCGGCGGGTATGCGATATCTGTTGGATCACAAGGAAACCACGGGCACTCTGTCACTGCGCGTGCTGACCAGCCTCGACCGGGACACGCTGGACCCCAAGCGGGAGACGAGCACCTACGCGCATTTCCACAGCCTGACAGACCTCGAGACGTGGGCTGAGAATCACGCCACCCATCATGCGATCTATGAACATGCCATCGCCAAGAACCAGGAATACGGCCCGGATCGTGAGGTCACGACGTGGCACGAGGTGTTCATCCAGCCCAGCACCGCACGTTCGGAATATGTGAACTGTGATCCCACCACAGGGTTACTTCCCTACGCCCGCAACGTCCTTGCGGTGGAATAG
- a CDS encoding LysR family transcriptional regulator, giving the protein MVTEGPVHLRSHDLNLLVVYAVLMEELNVTRTAVRLNMSQAAVSASLQRLRRMFDDQLFVRASGGMAPTAKARQIHAAVAAGLASLHEAIDGPPSFDPSSERAVFRLGMSDDLEAVFMPKIIETLTTMSPTSSAHCIQTRRAGVEDLVTLGHIDIGIAASSAWGSEIRSRDLFESSYACVYNPSLIDRHGDLSYTDYLALPHLMISADGTRGIVDDVLQAEGQTRDITASTGHFAMVPILLKRVPAVATMPEFAARVFAESFDLTVSTPPIQLPRFTVNSLWHQSQESSPALQWMIGVIDSIATELKEDQWYV; this is encoded by the coding sequence ATGGTCACCGAGGGTCCGGTTCATCTTCGCAGCCACGACTTGAACCTTCTCGTCGTCTACGCGGTCCTGATGGAAGAGCTCAACGTCACCCGAACTGCGGTGCGCCTCAACATGAGCCAGGCCGCGGTGAGCGCCAGTCTGCAGCGGCTGCGGAGGATGTTCGACGATCAGCTTTTTGTCCGGGCTTCCGGAGGCATGGCGCCCACCGCGAAGGCGCGGCAGATCCACGCCGCCGTTGCGGCGGGATTGGCGAGTCTTCACGAGGCGATCGATGGTCCGCCCTCCTTCGACCCGTCGAGTGAGCGCGCTGTCTTCCGGCTGGGCATGTCGGATGACCTCGAGGCGGTGTTCATGCCGAAGATCATCGAGACTCTCACCACCATGAGCCCGACCTCGTCGGCGCACTGCATTCAGACACGGCGGGCCGGCGTCGAAGATCTGGTCACCCTCGGCCACATCGACATCGGCATCGCGGCCTCATCGGCGTGGGGATCTGAGATCCGCTCGCGGGACCTCTTCGAATCCTCGTACGCATGTGTGTACAACCCCAGCTTGATCGATCGCCACGGTGACCTCTCCTACACGGATTACCTCGCGTTGCCGCACCTGATGATCTCCGCGGACGGGACGCGGGGGATCGTCGACGACGTCCTGCAGGCCGAAGGACAGACTCGCGACATCACCGCCTCGACAGGGCATTTCGCGATGGTCCCGATCCTGCTCAAGCGAGTCCCTGCGGTAGCGACGATGCCGGAGTTCGCGGCCCGGGTCTTCGCGGAGTCGTTCGACCTGACCGTGAGCACCCCACCGATACAGCTACCCAGATTCACCGTGAACTCTCTGTGGCATCAATCCCAGGAGAGTTCCCCGGCCCTGCAGTGGATGATCGGCGTCATCGATTCAATCGCAACGGAACTGAAGGAAGATCAATGGTACGTGTAG
- a CDS encoding carbon-nitrogen hydrolase family protein has product MGSVAFDSPATTQKAISAVREAGREGAKVIVFPEAFLGTYPKGLSFGSPVGRRTESGRDDYLRCWKSAVELDGPELAAIAEAARLESIFVVIGVIERAGGTCYCTVVLIDEQGVTRGHHRKVMPTGAERLIWGFGDGSTLPVVDSPAGRLGSVICWENYMPLMRAAMYGQGIEIYCAPTADDRDSWMSTMQHVALEGRCFVITACQVMRRSDYPDDYQPEFGTSPGDVLMRGGSAVISPRGEVLAGPVYNEECVIYADVDTDEIHRQTLDFDVVGHYARADIFRLHVDTEPKTPVEFSSR; this is encoded by the coding sequence ATGGGATCTGTCGCGTTCGACAGTCCCGCGACCACACAGAAGGCGATTTCGGCGGTGCGTGAAGCCGGTCGCGAGGGCGCCAAGGTCATCGTCTTCCCCGAAGCGTTTCTCGGCACGTACCCGAAGGGGCTCAGCTTCGGAAGCCCGGTGGGCCGTCGCACCGAGTCGGGTCGGGACGACTATCTGCGGTGCTGGAAGAGCGCCGTCGAACTCGACGGACCGGAACTGGCGGCGATCGCCGAAGCCGCCCGACTCGAATCGATCTTCGTTGTGATCGGTGTGATCGAAAGAGCCGGAGGAACGTGCTACTGCACCGTCGTTCTGATCGACGAGCAGGGAGTCACCCGCGGACATCACAGAAAGGTGATGCCGACGGGAGCTGAGCGGTTGATCTGGGGGTTCGGCGACGGATCAACACTTCCCGTCGTCGATTCCCCCGCGGGCCGGCTGGGCAGCGTCATCTGCTGGGAGAACTACATGCCGCTGATGAGAGCTGCCATGTACGGGCAGGGTATCGAAATCTATTGTGCACCAACAGCTGACGATCGTGACTCGTGGATGAGCACGATGCAGCACGTCGCATTGGAAGGCAGATGCTTCGTCATCACCGCCTGTCAGGTCATGCGCCGAAGCGACTACCCCGACGACTACCAGCCCGAGTTCGGCACCTCACCCGGTGACGTGCTGATGCGCGGCGGCAGCGCAGTGATCTCACCGCGCGGTGAGGTGCTCGCGGGTCCGGTGTACAACGAGGAATGCGTGATCTACGCGGACGTGGACACCGACGAGATCCACCGGCAGACACTGGATTTTGACGTGGTCGGACACTATGCACGCGCGGACATCTTCCGCCTGCACGTGGACACCGAACCGAAGACCCCTGTGGAGTTCAGCTCCCGCTGA
- a CDS encoding DUF4345 domain-containing protein, with the protein MVTAVIVITAVFFAGMGIYGLVVPDRLVAPFDITLGSAAARSEVRAVYGGFGLAIAAVLTLAVARPELRSGILVTVAAALAGMAFGRLVSAADGRARFYPSWFYFVVESGVAAALFIAA; encoded by the coding sequence GTGGTCACCGCAGTCATCGTCATCACCGCAGTGTTCTTCGCCGGGATGGGCATCTACGGGCTCGTGGTGCCGGACCGCCTGGTCGCACCGTTCGACATCACGCTGGGTTCGGCCGCGGCGCGCTCCGAGGTGCGCGCGGTGTACGGGGGCTTCGGGCTGGCGATCGCGGCGGTGCTCACCCTCGCTGTGGCCAGGCCCGAACTGCGGTCCGGCATCCTGGTCACCGTCGCCGCCGCGCTGGCGGGCATGGCGTTCGGCCGCCTGGTCTCAGCGGCCGACGGCCGGGCCCGCTTCTACCCGAGTTGGTTCTACTTCGTCGTCGAGTCCGGGGTCGCGGCCGCGCTGTTCATCGCCGCCTGA
- a CDS encoding alkaline phosphatase D family protein — protein sequence MSPHPSRRSVLKGAALLATLPAVGFQSPRRLSPVTADPFTLGVASGEPSADGAVIWTRLAPTPLAEGGLGGMPTRPVDVEWEVAEDPAFTRIAQRGSATAVPETAHSVHVELVGLRSGAEYFYRFRSHGYLSPAGRTRTAPHDDSLAPLTMCVASCSNYEQGWFTAYRRLAEEHPDLVVHLGDYHYEYGAGRSAVRVRDHVGPETVTLAHYRQRYAQYKTDPDLQAAHAAAPWLVVFDDHEVADNWAGEVPAKPDNGFRPRRAAALQAYYENMPLRPSARPHDTGMALHRRVHWGGLATFHMLDTRQHRTDQPCDDAYASDCAERRSAAASMTGAAQEQWLAAGLARSRARWDVLGQQVFFSQVDLTPGPARSYNPDSWDGYTVNRDRIIAGIRDSPVRNAVVLTGDVHSHWAADVHERLGDPTSRVVATELVTSSISSGGDGSDTRDEIEAVLPDNPHIRYFSNRRGYLRTHITGDQMRADFRIVPYVSRPGAAAHTGASFLLADRGMRRV from the coding sequence GTGTCTCCTCATCCGAGCCGGCGATCCGTCCTCAAAGGCGCGGCGCTGCTCGCGACCCTCCCGGCCGTCGGATTCCAGTCGCCGCGGCGCCTGAGCCCTGTCACGGCCGATCCGTTCACACTCGGCGTGGCCTCCGGGGAACCGAGCGCCGACGGCGCGGTGATCTGGACCCGGCTGGCGCCCACGCCGCTGGCCGAGGGCGGCCTGGGCGGTATGCCGACGCGGCCCGTCGATGTCGAGTGGGAGGTGGCCGAGGACCCTGCGTTCACTCGAATTGCTCAGCGGGGCAGCGCCACCGCTGTGCCCGAAACCGCGCACAGTGTGCACGTCGAGCTCGTCGGGCTCCGGTCCGGCGCCGAGTACTTCTACCGGTTCCGGTCCCACGGGTACCTGTCGCCCGCAGGGCGCACCCGAACGGCGCCGCATGACGACTCGCTGGCGCCGCTGACCATGTGCGTCGCGTCCTGCTCCAACTACGAGCAGGGCTGGTTCACCGCATATCGCAGGCTGGCCGAGGAGCACCCCGACCTCGTTGTGCACCTCGGTGACTACCACTACGAATACGGTGCCGGGCGCAGCGCCGTTCGGGTACGCGACCACGTCGGACCCGAGACCGTGACGCTGGCCCACTATCGGCAGCGGTACGCACAGTACAAGACCGATCCCGACCTGCAGGCGGCCCACGCCGCCGCGCCGTGGTTGGTGGTGTTCGACGACCATGAGGTGGCAGACAACTGGGCCGGCGAGGTCCCGGCCAAGCCCGACAACGGTTTCCGACCGCGAAGGGCCGCGGCGCTGCAGGCGTACTACGAGAACATGCCGCTGCGGCCCTCGGCCAGGCCACATGACACGGGGATGGCGCTCCACCGCCGAGTGCACTGGGGTGGGTTGGCGACGTTCCACATGCTCGACACCCGCCAGCACCGGACCGATCAGCCGTGCGACGACGCCTATGCCTCCGACTGCGCCGAGCGCCGTTCTGCCGCAGCAAGCATGACCGGTGCGGCGCAGGAACAGTGGCTGGCGGCCGGACTCGCGCGATCTCGCGCACGATGGGATGTGCTGGGTCAGCAGGTGTTCTTCTCCCAGGTGGACCTCACCCCCGGGCCGGCACGCTCGTACAACCCGGACAGCTGGGACGGCTACACCGTCAACCGTGACCGGATCATCGCCGGAATACGCGATTCACCGGTGCGCAACGCGGTGGTGTTGACCGGTGATGTTCATTCGCACTGGGCTGCCGATGTTCACGAACGACTCGGTGATCCCACCTCGCGGGTGGTCGCCACGGAACTGGTGACCAGTTCGATCAGCTCGGGCGGCGACGGGTCCGACACCCGTGACGAGATCGAGGCGGTCCTGCCCGACAACCCGCACATCCGGTACTTCAGTAACCGCAGGGGGTACCTCCGCACGCACATCACTGGCGACCAGATGCGGGCCGACTTCCGGATCGTGCCGTACGTGTCGCGTCCAGGTGCAGCCGCGCACACAGGTGCCAGCTTCCTGCTCGCCGACCGCGGGATGCGGCGCGTCTGA